The region TCACGCATCGTCCGCTCGGCATTCTGGCGGCGTTGCCCCAGGAACTCGGCGATCTGATCGAAGCGATGCGCGGCGAATCCGGTGTGCGCACCATCACGCATGGTCAGCGCGACTATCACCTCGGCACTGTGCACGGCGCGCCGTGCGTGGTGACGTTGGCGCGGGTCGGCAAGGTCGCGGCGGCGGCAACCGTCAGCGCGCTGATTCATGCGTTCGATGTCGAGGCGGTCGTGTTCACGGGCGTCGCGGGCGGCGTGGGGCGGGAAGTGCGGGTCGGCGACATCGTCGTTGCCCACGCGCTGCTGCAACACGATCTCGACGCGTCGCCGCTGTTTCCACGCTTTGAAGTGCCTCTGCTCGGCATGTCCCGGTTTATAGCCGACGCGGCGCTTGCCGGGCAACTCGCTGCCGCGTGCGAGCGGTTTGTCACCGAAGAGGGCACGGCTTCGGCGGCGCGCTTCGGTACGCACACGCCGCGGGTGCATCGCGGGTTGATCATCAGCGGCGATCAGTTCGTCGCCAGTGCGGCCGGTGTACAGGCCTTGCGCGATGCGTTGCCGGACGCACTGGCCGTCGAGATGGAAGGTGCGGCGATCGCGCAGGTCTGTCACGAGTATGGCGTGCCGTGCGCGGTCGTGCGAACCATCTCGGATACCGCGGACGATCACGCGCCGCAGTCGTTCGCGTCGTTTCTGACGGAGATCGCCGGGACGTATTCGAACGCGATCCTGAAGCGGTTTCTGGAGGCGCGCGGCACGGTTTGACGCTCGCTTCGCGAGCTAACCTTGCCCCGATCCGCCTAGCGCCTCGCGCACCTGCTGCAACGCCGCCGGATCTTCGATCGTCGGCAAATCCCCCGGCTCGCGTCCTTCCGCCAGCGCCGCAATCGCGCGGCGCAGCAGCTTGCCGGAGCGCGTCTTCGGCAGCATCGATACCACATGCACGCGTGCCGGCCGCGCAATCGCGCCGAGCTGCCGGTCGACCGTCGCAGTCAGCGCCGCTTCCAGCTTCGCCCGCGCCTTGTCGCCGTCGTAGGCCTGCGCGTCGCGCAGCACCACGAACGCCAACGCCACCTGGCCCTTCAGCGCATCCGTCACGCCAACCACCGCGACTTCCGCGACCGCCGCGTGGCTCGACAACGCTTCCTCGATTTCGCGCGTGCCCAGCCGATGACCGGCGACGTTGATCACGTCGTCGGTGCGGCCGAGGATCGTCACATAACCATCTTTGTCCTGGATGCCCCAGTCGAACGTCGAGTAGACCTGCTGGTTCGGGATGCTCGACCAGTACGTGCTGACAAAGCGCTTATCGTCGCCCCACACGGTCGACATGCAGCCCGGCGGCAGCGGATAACCGAGCGTGAGCACGCCTTTTTCGCCGGGCGCGCA is a window of Paraburkholderia sp. IMGN_8 DNA encoding:
- a CDS encoding 5'-methylthioadenosine/adenosylhomocysteine nucleosidase, which produces MSTASIDVAQSGAPVTHRPLGILAALPQELGDLIEAMRGESGVRTITHGQRDYHLGTVHGAPCVVTLARVGKVAAAATVSALIHAFDVEAVVFTGVAGGVGREVRVGDIVVAHALLQHDLDASPLFPRFEVPLLGMSRFIADAALAGQLAAACERFVTEEGTASAARFGTHTPRVHRGLIISGDQFVASAAGVQALRDALPDALAVEMEGAAIAQVCHEYGVPCAVVRTISDTADDHAPQSFASFLTEIAGTYSNAILKRFLEARGTV